A window of Fodinibius salinus contains these coding sequences:
- a CDS encoding carboxypeptidase regulatory-like domain-containing protein, whose product MKNRYFLLLIFAVALITQACSSDSGTIVAGQVIEAGTGNAVDGAIVEITEPVDLQESTTTDSTGNFSFSVNVDETATVTLEVSKQNFETATRNFKLSSGNDVDDLVIELTSSTAGDGGDDSDDTIGGDSGPPAALELTSISSSNIAVKGTGGDVSAKFTFSVTDSAGRPVDQGYNIDFSIITGPGGGEYVQPATATTSSQGTVSSVINAGTQSGVIKLQASAGSNIASTPVLVAVGNGFPQGDNFRIAPTNINFEAWGLLASSQNSVKSNYVAVSLGDNRNNPVLPGTAVDFTTTAGNITASAVTDEKGVAIAELIPDGSRPGAASSPIPVHPRGIGWATVTARTVAENDNYVTVETDVLFTSSSNISINLYDPGTTTPATISIPSNGSQSFDLVIEDVNGYPIPAGSEMEVTSSTGTSNTFGTLTQGDHTSAGQGTTRFSFSVTDSDDQNPTEQNASIDVTITFPSENTATRGFQ is encoded by the coding sequence ATGAAGAATCGCTACTTTCTATTACTCATATTCGCTGTTGCGTTAATTACACAGGCTTGTAGTTCTGATAGCGGAACTATTGTAGCCGGACAGGTTATCGAGGCCGGTACCGGCAATGCTGTTGACGGTGCTATTGTTGAAATAACTGAGCCCGTTGATTTGCAGGAATCAACAACCACTGATTCTACCGGTAACTTTTCATTCAGCGTTAATGTGGATGAAACCGCAACAGTTACACTTGAGGTAAGTAAGCAAAATTTTGAAACCGCTACCCGAAATTTTAAACTCTCAAGCGGCAATGATGTTGATGATTTGGTTATTGAGTTGACAAGCAGCACTGCCGGCGATGGCGGAGATGACAGCGATGACACGATAGGTGGAGATTCCGGGCCTCCTGCCGCCCTTGAACTTACCAGTATCTCTAGTAGCAACATAGCGGTAAAAGGAACGGGAGGAGATGTTTCTGCCAAATTTACCTTTTCTGTGACAGATAGTGCTGGCCGGCCGGTAGACCAAGGGTATAATATCGATTTCTCTATTATAACTGGACCGGGCGGTGGCGAATATGTACAGCCGGCTACTGCAACAACAAGTTCACAGGGTACCGTCTCCTCGGTCATAAATGCCGGTACACAGTCCGGGGTTATTAAACTACAAGCTTCCGCCGGCTCCAATATCGCTTCTACCCCGGTGCTTGTTGCCGTAGGTAATGGGTTTCCACAAGGCGATAACTTCCGTATAGCCCCTACAAACATAAACTTTGAAGCATGGGGACTTTTAGCAAGCTCGCAAAATTCTGTTAAATCGAATTATGTAGCTGTCAGTTTGGGGGACAATCGCAATAACCCCGTCTTGCCCGGTACGGCTGTTGACTTTACAACTACCGCGGGTAACATTACTGCCTCAGCGGTAACAGATGAAAAAGGAGTAGCCATTGCTGAACTGATACCCGATGGCAGCCGGCCAGGCGCTGCCAGCTCACCCATACCGGTACACCCCCGGGGCATCGGCTGGGCCACTGTAACAGCACGTACCGTTGCTGAAAATGATAATTATGTAACCGTAGAAACGGATGTGCTATTTACGTCTTCGAGTAATATCAGTATAAACCTCTATGATCCGGGAACAACAACTCCTGCTACAATTAGTATTCCCAGCAATGGATCCCAATCATTTGACTTAGTTATAGAGGATGTGAACGGCTATCCTATTCCTGCCGGTTCTGAAATGGAGGTTACCTCAAGTACGGGAACGTCTAATACTTTTGGCACCCTCACCCAGGGGGATCACACCTCAGCTGGACAAGGTACCACCCGTTTTAGCTTTAGCGTTACTGACTCTGATGATCAAAATCCAACAGAACAGAATGCTTCGATAGATGTGACTATTACCTTCCCATCAGAAAATACAGCTACTCGTGGATTCCAATAA